CCCCAGAGAGCGAGTGGAGCTCCAGagggtgctgctgctgctcctcctggtCGCTGCCCTCCTCGTGGGAGCTGCAGGAGGAGTGCACGCTGTCTGCAGGAGATCTGCCCGTCTCTGCTCGGGTggaggggggaggaggaggaggacggagGCTGATATAACTGGGCTGGTTGAGGTGGTTGCGTGGCGGTGACATCGGCTCAGCTTTGATGGTGATGCTGTGGTCTGTGTTGATGGAGAGATTAGAGCTGCCtgaactgcacacacacacacacacacacacacacacacacacacacacacacacacacacacacacacacacacacacacacacagagtgagtgagtgaggataTGAGTTTGGAGTGACAGCACCCCCTGCTGGTTAAACCCTGGTCAAATGATCTGGATTGTAGCCTTGACCAAGACAGACATGAACTTCagttaaaaatgaaaacaaatggtTTCTTTTGGAGTTTTTCAGTCACATGTTTGCAATAGGTGCCCGGACTTTTAGCAGAACAACATTACTAACGCTTAAAGCTTCACAACTAAGACTACTAGCCTGGTAAACCATCATTTATATGCAAAGGTAGTCTGGCAACAACCCAtaacagagctcagtcatggggctGATCtaaggttgtctttcaaatggtctCCGCGTGTACCTGGACAGGGCTAGGTCCAATCAGAGGAACAAACATCGCCACTGAAATCAGTCAGTATGCCATTCACCGTGCCTCAAATGCtcatgactcaaagaaaagctcaagtctaaatcacCCAAAGACTATTCCAAAGGAGTTTCAAACAAGCTCCACTTCTGAgccaacgccatctttgtagtgttTCTTTGTTGCAGCACTTGTGATGATTAGCCCGCCCAACAAatgtagagcactgtgattgggcaGACACAAAACTGTTGGGGTTGAtgttatatttttttctttttactgctACAGTCAGTTTAGATAGGCTAAGCTTAACTAAAACACCTCCAGTTCTGACCCAAAATCTCATTTTTGTTGAACTAATAGTTTATTAACTTGCTTCACCTTTTCTGTGTGCAAGTCTTGGTAGAAAACCGACCCACCAAGAACAGAACCTTCATATATACTATTTACACAcacattatttatatatttggtcagagacaaggttgcagacccctgagTATGAGTCAGTGTGTCAGGTTCTCACCTTAAAGAGCTCAACTGGTGCTGCTCCCATGCTGCCATGGAGCTGAGAGAGGGAGCAGTGGAAGAGCTGAAGCCTGACACCTCCACACTGTTCAGGGAgtaatctgacacacacacacacacacacacacacacacacacacacacacacacacacacacacacacacacacacacacacacacacacacacacacacacacacacttctattaTGATCAGATAAACCAGTGGCTCCAGTAGACAGCTTCTCCGTTTGTCCTGCTGAGGTTTAGAGACACACAAACTGACTGTGTGAAGACCCTCCACCTGGTTCTGCAGGTGAAGTGGTGCCAGGCTGCAGCTGCAGTAAACTACAGCCTGTTATTAAAAATAGCTCTGCTGTAACATGTTCAACCTTTCTTGTTTCAGAAGTAAAAGCTTGTTATTAAATCAGGTACCTAGAAAAACCCTGATACAGTTTTATGGCATTTCAGAACTGTTTAACTGAGATTAAACCTTTAGTTGAGTCTAAAAACAGGTTCTGGATTTGGTTCCACGGATTTCCTGAACGGGTTGATTGATGATTTCATGATGCAACAGGATCTGTGATGCGTGAGTCATTTCTGACAGCTTCCTTTGATTTCACTCATGGAGCCACTCATCCTTTTATATAAACACAAGAATCCCTTCCTCCAGGTGTTGCTGTGTTCTGCAGCTTGTCTTGGTGGAACATGAAGTCATTTTCAGGTTGCGTACAGCAACAGTCGAGGAGATGGCTATAAAACCGAGCCCAATCAAACACTGGTTCAAGTGAAATCTCACTGGAAAATGGTCTTATTGTTATTGAGACTCAAATAGAAATGTGATCCCATGAAAGAACCTAAAATGATGTCAGAGCTACATCTAATAACCCAACAGACCAACGACAACAGAACCCATCCAATGCATTTTAAAAAAGGCAGCATTTCCTTATGAAGATACCATGCAGGCACAGAGAGGCAGGTACCGTAGGCAGGGCTGATGCTGGGGTAGTCCAGACTCTGGTGAGGCAGACTTGGTGTGCTGATGGAGACCACCGGGGTGGGCAGGGTGCTGCTCAGCCTCTGGTTACTCTGAAAACAAACGTTTAAACCGTGTTAGATGTGAGGGCCTAACTCCACCACTAGATGTCACTAGACAGTAATTACTTAACAGGACTTTTCAAATGTCAGTGCAACAATATGTTACTCATTTTAAAGCATGGTTTGATCAGACTGACATCTTTATTTCTGTTGGTGAAAATGTCACAAATCCACTTCAACCTGTCGACCAAAAACAACTAACCAGACACTAAATGTAGCGATTACCTGATCCTGTCTATGAATCAGAATCAGTTTGTAAGTGTGCAAAACACAGAGGTAATCTGTTTCCAGCTGTTGTTAGCATAATAAAAAGCTAATGGTGCACAAAACAAACAAAGATGACAGAAACAACACGTAATctgcagggttagggttaactgTTTAGGATGGAGGTGTCGTCGGGGGAGAAGCTGTTCTGGCTATTCCAGACATTCACATGCTCGGCCAGACGGGAGAAGCTcagttaccccttctttccaccggagccgtcagcagcacgtcttgctcgcgtaagctgctgcttggcccttcccacgagacgcgaagcagcaggggagcagctgtcaccgacagagcacgaagtcacacgagtgacttcgtcagtaaacacaacaaaaagcaggagaaaactacaacatttgtgttttatgttctgtccgttttataatcgccaatacggacctgaaaaacaaaggagaccgctagctatgtgataacttctcacggggcagcacagttagtaaccttttttaaagtaaagcaaccggaaggcagtacgttactttattctgaaaatctcgggagcttcgctccgtttctgcGTCcggtttcctgtctttccttccccaaaaatgttgaacttgacccgtttcagaggcgttgcacgtagaaaatagaaccggcgcgtaaaggccgcgacatgctgctcctgagacgcggccgactcgcgctgctgacggctccggtggaaaaggttctgttgaccacagcagttcctatcagcagctatgacgtgctgctgcagtaacgtgctgctgacggctcccgtggaaagaaggggtaagactTAAACTACAATTTCACTTCAATGGTAAAATGACCTGGACTACAGATCAGAATATAAAAGtcataaaatgacagagtctgaaGCCCTGATGAGGTCATTGTTGGGTCAGCTCGCGTCATGAGAGGCTTTTATCTCCATACGTCACAAACCACTGTCGTCTCTGAGCTGTTGGACGTCCAGCCTGACTACATCAGCAATGGCTTCAGCCTGAACCGTGTCCTTATGTAACGTACCAAACGGGTCCATTTTctcctatatattgatcaacatattaacctttcatctacagaaataaatccactttctagtaGGCCTTCCaattccagaaggttctgctgagTGCTTGTTTACattcatgaagacaaaacatcaagacagacattctctcccaaggtcctgCACTCTGCGTAAAAGCCAGACTGCTGATTCCTCACCATCTACTTGAAGCTCCTACAGGATTTTAAAGTTATAAGTTAatcaatcatatgtgatgaatgaacaagatgtttaaatcaaatatttgaataatctgtgcttcaatcaatgaatttaaaatgaatattgttcttacaatgatccatttgtatcacaaatcagtatgtgtttgatttaacaagttaatcattatctacactaatacacattacaataagatacatattaaggctaatattcacctcacacaagagggcgtggctttctgagggatgttggtaaatactcagaaacgtgtcaaattctgatttgccaaacttggccaaaacTCATGACATTGTGATTTATTAAGACAAGaactacttcccgattaatttagTTTGTAGCTGATTCTTGAATCGGCCAATTTGCGAACAAGCCtctttgagacatctcttttgacctccagtcaaaagcctttctgcgacgctgcaagcTGATACAGCCAAACAGCTCTTCTCAGAGCTACTTtaactctcagacatccaccttggatgcaaataagcattccagcttcctgccgtcatgtggagggatctcagactggacggctCTTACTGGAACTATCTACGGGTCTCTGATATCAGAGTTCACTCCACCAGCAGTGACCATCGACCTCCCAGATCGAacaagaacctccacaccaagggtgcgtagacttggcacgatAGACTGTGCctgatgttgtttttaataaccaactctctagtttagaaccaaacaataaaatcttttacacccagatttcaaattttctctcagatacaaagaacggttgccacaacatctagcttccatcacaacacctcacatccaccgcactacatctcattattcatacctCGTCATGTATCATtactttaggaaaaataatttgaTTCATTTAATAAACTATATACTGGCTCTGtctgagttaatatgaagtgtgtttatggtccctgaataagcaaagaactctagaatcttctgattaaacattcaaagatcaatcagattgatatttcatatttgtatggaatatcaatctgattggtcataaTTAACTAATGTATTCTACTACATttactttacacacacacacacacacacaaacagatgcacgcgcgcgcgcacacacacacacacacacacacacacacacacacaaacagatgcacacgcgcacacacacacacgcaaacagatgcacacgcgcacgcacgcacgcacacacacacacacacacacaaacagatgcacacgcgcgcgcgcacacacacacatgcacacagacacacatagacatgcatgcacacacacacacacacacacacacacacacacacacacacacacacacacacacacacacacacacacacacacacacacctaggcaagtgcacacacgcacatacatacacaggcacgcacacacacacatgcatacaaaggcacgcacgcacacacatgcacacagacacacatagacatgcatgcacacacacacacacacacacacacacacacacacacacacacacacacacacacacacacacacacacacacacacctaggcaagtgcacacacgcacatacatacacaggcacgcacacacacacacacacacacacatgcacacacacatgcgctcacaaacacttacacacacacacacgcacgtatgcatgcacaaacacacacacacacacacacacacacacacacgcacacacatgcacacacacacacacacacgcacacacacgcacacacacgcacacacacacacacacacacacacacgctcagctcTTAATGTGTTTAATTTTAAAGTTCTTGTCTGACAGACGACATCAACAACCATGATGAAAGGGAAAGTGAACTAAGCACTACGCTCACTCTCATTCGCTTCCTGAAACCTTTTTCCTCACTAGAGTCATGAGGAGCTTTGGACCGTAGCCCTAACAAACCGACAACACATTAACACTAACAATATCTGGAAAGTGTTCCGGCATCACACTTTCACAGTAAAACCTGTTAAAAAGCTTAAGGAAATACATGTTAAAAGGAAATGATGCGTCCAAAAGTCttcacacagcagacaagcgtgTCTCAGTAAAAGTTAAGGATGACTCTTCTGTAAGGTGGAGAAGGAAGAAGACCAGTGCGAACTGTTGGCTTACTTCCAGTGTTTCCAGTAAAACCAGACCAGCAAGAGAAGGGATTAAACATTTGAACTCAGCTCACACAAACATCCAGGAGGAGGAAACGAAGAAGTGTTTAGAAGGTGTTGGTGAATCAGAGATCACGGATGTTGCACCTCTCCATCCTCCATGTGACCACAGGGTGGGTTCATGCTGACTCCGATAGGATATCAGCCACTGACTGATCACTAACAGAATGGTGAGTGGAGCGTGGTGAATATGACTCAAGTCCTCCCAGTTACACGTTAAAGCCGCAGTCATGTTTAAACCAGATGTGTGTTCTCTCTAAAATGATGCTGCATacaaaacacagaacagaagcgGTTCAGGAATGGGAAGGTCCACTTTGAAAAAGCCAAATATTTTAGTTCAGCCTGTTTCCTTTCTGTAACTAGATTATAAAAACATCATCAGGGATTTTACTGTAAAAACTCCAAGGGCTTATTTGTGGTACTCCTCAGAATAAAAGCAGACCATATCAGAGGATTGTTTCTGCATCGGTCTAAACCCGTCCACACTGAGAGTTAACTCCCTTTCTTACAACGTTTACGATTCCGTAGTTTACTGGAAAAGTTTTCAGTCTGTTTCTAAAAGAAGAGAAAGACTTATAAAAATGTACTTTTACTTTAACTACCAATGGATGACCCTTACAGTAAAGGTTTTCTTGCGTTCTTTATTTAAACGTAACGTAACGTTATTATCGTGGCGGATCACAGACAGTTGAGGGAATGTGGGGTTAACCGAAACCCGACACAGCCCATAAGTGTTGCTGTGGCCAAGAGGTTAGGTGGTGGTTTGTGGGTTTGATCCTGACTTTTTAACTTTTACTTATTGAACAAAGATCCGATTTTAAACACCTGTCAATACGCTGCAGCGAGTCTTGTAATTAAACATCAAACAAACAAATACTAAATAATTGTCCTCAACAAGCCACACTCACATTTATGTATGTCGTCCACACAGTTTCAAAACAAAGTGATGGTGGAAGTGCAACACACAGATCAGAGTTTAGACAAGTGTTTTTCAGAAGTTAACAGTGCAGTAGCCAGAAAAGCTGGGCACTGCTAGGAAAATGATGTGTTAATGCGCTATCGGGACAACCCAAAAGTTAAAGGTGCTACCTGGGGAAAAGTCCAGCAGATTGTCATCCCACAACGGTTCAGAAAAAGAAGCTTAACAAagacatatcatgaaaaggtcacTTATTCCATTGTGTTTCGCATTTTAAGCGTCTAAGCGTGCTATTAAGATATTTTATTCTAAAGTTTTGGTCATATTTGTCCACCTGTTCAGTTTTTGAATTTGTCTAATACATCTTTTGACTGTTTTCACGATAACTGCCAAAAATGGCCCAGGACATCTGGCTAAACACAGAGCTGATCCGCCatgttttcttctcgctaagacttTTGTAGTCCAGTTGGAAGAATGCTGTCATGTTCTGCATCCTGCGTCCTCCTCACGTGTGTCCTGTTCAGCGTCCCTGTGCTCCTGtcttgttctgtgtccctctggtccccagcccctcctgttctcactccaggttctcctcttgtgtctTCTTTATTATCCCCAGCTCTCTCTAGGCTTCTCTCGGGTGTCCTCCTAATCACTCCCTGTTAGTCCCTACTTGGTTTTATATTAGTTCTCCTcatccctctagttattagttgtttatatttgccctcAGTCTCTAAGTTTAGTTATCTGTGTTTTATAAgtttaggtttatctgtcctcctgcttgtttctttcccccatttagattattgtatgcacctgccttccctccagatctcactcctcacacctgtcacccgttcccctgatcacctccctctgtgtttaaaacccctgtcttcagtgtttgtcggtccattgttttgtgtCTATGTTGTTCTGTCTTCTCCAGAGTTTTGCCCTTGTCCGTGCTCAGTTTTTGAGcttctgtttttgtattttttaaccgCTGGATCAActctcctcctttaaataaaggatttacttaTTTCATCTGCGCCTGTCTTGAGTGTTTCTGCGTTTTGGGTCCTAACCCCTGCTCAATGCGAcatatgcagaatgtctggttattttagccacacagctCAAAAATGTTCCACGTTTTAAAGAAGGGTGGTGTGACAGTATTTAAaacccagaagccgatgacactgctaaaaaaacacagaagaagaaaggtgtgtgtgtgtgtgtgtgtgtgtgtgtgtgtgtgtgtccaaggcTAGCGGCTAGTACCGAGGGCTtcttctaaaaggagtcatttccttCTGAATGTGGTGGTAACGGACACAGCAGCAAAGCCgtgagcttcatatcactctaaaatgttggcaaactttactttagatgcaCAGGAATTAACAGCACTATAGCATTAGCGTTCGACCTGCTAACAAtacgctagtaaagttagcacccagaaaaatgtgaattcGGCTAATTTTCGTGGGATAAAATGTGATCTGGAAATTCGCGACGTGACAGCGTGTgaatacagacaaatgcatgagagagttagcagccctgACACAGCTTGATGGACAACTcttcccacatgttttaaaaatgctaatataatgtttctgctacgctaaataatgatttctctatagaactacaaagtccgactgggggaggagggtTTGCACTGTGGGGGGGGGTAGCTCCTTCTCCAGATTTAAAGatgcagtacccaaaaacggctcagtCTCAGACTCCTCCGAACAGGCGTAGATGAGGGGTctatagagcaacaataatgaggaaatcagaccaaagaactgcagttccactgtatttagaccccaagtgAATGATTTAGTTGCAAAAGGGAATTATTTAAAAGCatgatatgtctcctttaactCCTTCACTCCTTCACGGGAACGAgcacccgcaccgtgagaacaaacatctctagagccaatcttcatccgcatacgtcacacgtcacgtgatcaggaggcagaaaatccatgtgttaggagatcgttttgggctgctggtgtaaaataaagtgaggcgcaaactggaaaagcttctgttgatcacaattcgacaacggattatgaaagaacagataagagctcgaaacgcgcagattcttcctgatgtaagaggcgagtctctgctttgctttgttttggtgtcgacatcatcctagcgcgcaacgttctgtgactattaaaaaaactgtaaaaacgttgagaaacgctggcagcgaaggcctttagcaatcaggaaacggatggcagtgaatgagttaatctccATTATATATTTAGAGCGTCATTAAGAGACATGAAAAAAacctttaagctagcttgttgtgTAGCTTTGTTATTTTAGATTTAAGACACTTCTACAGAGCTTAATGAGCTGCTAAACAGGTGATTGAACCACTGAATAaggagtgttggagcagggaaagaaATAAAACATACAGGATAGCAATGCTTGAGGACCAAGGTTCCCACCTCTGATTTTTGATGATTTGAAAGGTAAAAGTTACCGGCAGCAGTCCTGTGGAGTGGGGGACGACCACTCGTAGGTCGGTTTTACGGCTGCCAGGGACCGGGCTGTTTCCCTGGGGGGAAAGAGCAGATTTTGGTGCCACAGTCTTCCCCAAGCTGCTTCCACCACTGGGACTCACATTCACTGAATAAAGACAATTATAAATGAAAATGATCAGTGAGGAAAAGAAATCCCAGCTGTTCACATTTAGAGCAAACTTATAAAACagcaaaacacatttttttaattagaTATTGCTTGGAGGAATGAAGACCACTATCTGCCTTTCGAGTTTGAGAATTAAACTCGAGAAATGAATAAATTAAATCCGTTTGGGTCAAATCTTTAAAAAGCAACACTGTTCTATTAGATCACACACAGTCTGCCAGCACTCAGCTTCTATCTCAACAAATATTAGACTGGATTCTGTAAATGTGATGAGTTTGAACTCATAGTAGCGTCCTCCGAATCTGGGGATGGAGGCAATGCTAAATCAGCTGTAGATCCAAATATTCCCTTCTGAAGAATACCATTATCCTTTGTCCTGAGGTGAGGGAATTCTCTTGATGGACCCAAaaccaacagtgtgtgtgtgtatgtgtgtatacgtGAGCGTGTTCTGGACCTGTCAGAGCATGTTTATAAAACACATACCAGCAGCTCCAGATCCGTTGTGCAGAGCCAGACTAGAGCCGTCCTGGAGGCTTCCTGAGGAGAAACACGCCTGCAGCTCTTTCACTTTTAATTTCACTGATCACAtgttagaatcagaatcagaaaaagctttattgccagtgctccagcaacccagagcataggaacttgactccgcagcacagcctgaccaaggttacacacacacatgtagacagaacagatacaggcagaccacaagATCCCATAACGGTgctcatttcaattagatgaaaaggggattacatgaggataaattgggggaggggaaaaaaaggcagggcgtagctttactatgcaaaaaaacgcctcaaacatataagcacgaacttcaacagttcacaacatgagacaccggggggggggggggggggggggggggggggctgggatcctgtttccccagcgagagcagccctgtatggcgctcatcctctgtagccacaggtgggagggagatcttgggaggagcgcagagcacattgacacctgcaggttgatgacctcgccaggctgaagtccaccaatctgaaggcggggggggggggggggggggggggggggggtaggccgggttttcacagcatctgtctgcattcctttgtgggggtttgctgttggcattcacaaggctgccatggtgtcagattcggataacaagactttgtttgggtcaggcagagataattttgctctctgccttcaagtctgtaactgatcattcaagtcctccagtgaagccaattcaggttttgaacatctccacaccgtccggtgactctctcctgtaacgcagctagaacattatccagcttacgattcacctcgagtagcgtCCCTGTCTGTAAGGTCTCCACacgcggtgctttccgtgggtgcgggacgccctccaatcgctcccgtctgccCAAATATCcataaaaccagatatcctcctactccaatcaaaagaaatccagtgatcatcaggccaaacatccacacatcttcaacgtcctcaattgacaactgggagaggcatacgatcctccattctttccaggaatcgagcatatacctcgccgggtgtgtcccttgtgggcaagtgggagccccctgctccgttctcatcgttgaaaaaatcttatcaatcgcgttgaatgaccaactaATTAAATctatttctaaaaaatagggtttttcaggagaagtgcagagaagcactctgtgggcagacagaacaaagagccttgggaaaaaagataagggagcaaaaagggaagcgtctgtactctgcgagtgccagaagagaagACGGAAGTCTGTTCTAACTTTAGTATAGCTTTTATCTATGCTAAaactaatctagattaaaatgttaATCTGTTGTCTTTCTATGGGTCACACTAACCTGTGCTTGTACAGCTGGGAGCTCTTTGTGTGGAGTTTGTGTTTCTGTGAGGATGTATGTGAGGTGAAGAGAGGATGCCGCTGTTGGCCAGGATTGCTGTAGCTGCAGCTAGTGGATGGGAaagccctcctcctcctcctgcagcaggACAATACGCTGTGCTGCCTGGTGCCGCGTGCAGGAAGTGCTGCTGTGGTTGGCCTGTCGTCTGATTAAAACAACAGCAAAAGAGTTTAGTCATGAGACATGGAATCACTGTTTTGGACGTAAAGACATAAAATGGGTCTGTCTACGTTAACATGGAAAACACCCAACAATAAATGATGTGATGAAACATACAATTTTGTGACTCTTCATCATGTTATCAAACTCTTCGTTGATCCTTTTGTATTTCTCCTCCGTGTTGGGGGTGAGGAAGTAGGAGGACTCGGTGTCAGGATTTTCGCAGGCTCGGTGCTCCTTCTTGCACAGAGCCTGGTGAGATACACAAACACAAAGGTTTAGAGACACTTGTAACTTCATCAAATTCATCAAAAGTCCCAATAAATGTGTTCA
This genomic window from Nothobranchius furzeri strain GRZ-AD chromosome 9, NfurGRZ-RIMD1, whole genome shotgun sequence contains:
- the LOC107374071 gene encoding myocyte-specific enhancer factor 2A; protein product: MGRKKIQIARILDERNRQVTFMKRKFGLMKKAYELSVLCDCEIALIIFNSSNKLFQYASTDMDKVLLKYTEYNEPHESRTNSDILEALCKKEHRACENPDTESSYFLTPNTEEKYKRINEEFDNMMKSHKITTGQPQQHFLHAAPGSTAYCPAAGGGGGLSHPLAAATAILANSGILSSPHIHPHRNTNSTQRAPSCTSTGSLQDGSSLALHNGSGAAVNVSPSGGSSLGKTVAPKSALSPQGNSPVPGSRKTDLRVVVPHSTGLLPSNQRLSSTLPTPVVSISTPSLPHQSLDYPSISPAYDYSLNSVEVSGFSSSTAPSLSSMAAWEQHQLSSLSSGSSNLSINTDHSITIKAEPMSPPRNHLNQPSYISLRPPPPPPSTRAETGRSPADSVHSSCSSHEEGSDQEEQQQHPLELHSLSGGRLEGREIRTVKRMRMDSWVT